Part of the Halalkalibacter krulwichiae genome is shown below.
TTTGGTCAATTTTTGTAATAACATGTTTTCTATAACCAACATAAATAATTATGAATAACAATACCATAATTTTGTAATGCTAACTGTAAACTAACATTTTGAGAGGATATTATGTACATAAATAAAAACTTATCTGTACATGTCAAAGATCGATTAGATTATTGTGATGACTTAGTAATTAGGACATTTCCAGAGTTGAAAATTGAGGTATTATATTTTGGTCATCTAGTAGGGGAAGAAGAGTTGAAAAATAACATTTTACAACCTTTTTCAAATACAAATGATGAGGAAGTAAAAATTATATTAAGAAGAAAACAATATCAACAAGAAGAAGATATTAATTTAATGGTTAAGGGAGTACTTGAAGGAAAAGCATTAATAATATACCAAAATTCACTTGCGTATGTAGTGGATATTTATGTTCCTAAAACAAGAAGTGTCACTCCAGCAGAAATGGAAACAGTAATTGTAGGATCGAAAGAAGCCTTTATAGAAGATATTGGAACTAACTTGTCTATGATTAGGAGAAGGGTTAAATCAGACTATTTAAAAGTTATTAGTTATAACATAGGTACCATCACACAAACGAAAATGTATTTGTTATATATTGAGGGGATCACTTCTCCTATATTAGTTAAAGGATTGCAAGAAAAGATCAAAAACATTGATATAAAAGGAGTTAATGACTTAAATCAAGTGATACAGTATTTAGACAAGAAGCCGTTATCTGTTTTTCCGCAGTATTTTACGACGGAGAGACCAGATGTCTCGACATCTAAGTTACTTGAGGGCAGAGTTCTTTGTTTAATGGATGGCAGTCCCTACTCATTATCAACCCCAACAAATTTCTTTGAATTCTTTCAATCGCCAGATGATTATAATCAACGGTGGTTACTTGGTACTTTATCTAGGTTATTAAGATTTGCTGCACTATTTATAACATTATTCGCTTCCGCTTTTTATGTAGCAGTGTCAATGTTTCATTATGAGATTATCCCTGTTCAATTACTTCATGAGTTTATTCGATCAAGAAGTAAAGTACCATTTAATCCAGTAATTGAGGCATTAATTATTGAAGGTATTATTGAATTGTTAAGAGAAGCAGGAGCAAGACTGCCTTCTAAAATTGGACAAACAATTGGCATAGTTGGGGGAATAGTAATTGGTACCGCGGCAGTAGATGCTGGTTTTTCAAGCAATGTTCTAATTATTGTAGTTTCTATATCTGCCATGTCATCTTTTGTAGTACCACATATCATAATGACAGCATCTTTAAGAATTACTCGATTTTACTTTATTATTCTTGCATCCATTTTTGGTTTTTTTGGGATCATTTTTGGATTTACTATTTTAGTGATTCACCTCTGCAGGTTAAAGAATTTAGGGGAGTATTATTTAAAGCCTATATCCCCACTATCTTTGAAGGATATAAAAGATACCATCATTCGTGCTCCTTATCAGTTTTTTAAGAAATAGGTTAAGGAGGGAGCCTTATATGCAAACTGAAAAATTGAAACCGTTCTATCTCTTTTTTATTACTTATATGACTCAAACGGGTATAGTGCTCTTTATGTTACCTAACATGATAGCCAATTATTTTGGATATAATGGTTGGTTAATGATTATACCCATTTCAGTTTTTGCTATGATTCAAATTGGATTAATTGCTGGAATTTATTATTTTAATAAAGGAAGTTCAATTTTTCAAACAATCGAGACTTCTTTTTCAAAGGTGAATATTATTGCCAAACCTTTGTATCTTTGTTTGAGTATATTTTGGTCCGTTTTTTCCATTACAGTTGCAAAACAATATGTACATGTTATGAAGTTTTTATACTTTCCACAAACAAATATACAATGGTTTTTACTGTTAACATTAATTCTTACGTATTACCTTGTGACAAGTGGAATCGTAACAATTGCTCACGTCTCTACATTGTTTTTCTTCTTATCAGCACCAATTATATTGCTTTTAATTTATTTTGTTCCCGATTTCTCTTTTTTGCGATTTTCTACCTTTGTTTTTAATGAACATAATGACTTTTATGGAGGCATGATAGAGGTATATACAGCATTTCTAGGGTTTGAAGTAACACTATTCCTGTTTCCTTACATAAAAAAAGAGAAAAAGATTTTTAAATACGTGTTTTTGGGGCACCTGTATACGACATTACTATATTTGAGTTTAACGATTTTTTGTTACGGGTTTAATAGTTTCCAACAATTAAATTATCAAGTTTATCCCGTAATAAATTTATTGCAGTATATAGAATTTGACTTTATTGAACGATTGGACTCCGCATTTTTTATATTATTTTATTTGAAGTTAATAATTACTATAACGATGTATATATGGATTAGTTTAGTTACGTTTAAAAGAGTTGTTATGTGGAGTGCTCAACGTAGTGCTTTTGTATTATTGGTAGTTGGATACTTAGTGACATTACCATTTGTCACCAAAAATGAACTTACTTCTTTGTTATCTTTATTAGCAAAAGTTCAAATACTAATATCCATTTTCTTACCACTGTTAGTATTGACAATTATATTTTTAAAAAGAAGGAGAAAACATGTCTAGAATCTTACTAATTATTCTAATATTGTTGGTACTACCGGGATGTAGGGACCAAAAAATTGTAGAAGAGTTAGGGTTTATTCATACAATAGGTTATGAGTTAATTGAAGAAGGAGAAAATTCAGGGAAACTTGAAGTGACAATATCTCTACCAGTAGCAGAAACCTTAAAACAAAAGACAATCACTACAGTGGTTGAAACTCCGAAGGAATCTCCTATATTTTTAAATAAAAAAACAGCTAAAAATTTAGTTTCCGGGCAAGTTCGAAGTATTTTAATTGGAGAGAAACTAGCAGAAAAGGGAGTATGGGATTTAATTGACACATTTTATCGAGACCCTGTTTCAAGACCTACAGTAAAACTGTCAATAGTAAAAAGCAATCCAAAACAATTATTATCAAAGGACTATTCAGAATATCAAATGGTTGACATTGTAATCGAAAATATTCTAAAAAAAGAAGCAAGGTTAAATACAATTCCTGAAATGGATATACATAAATTTGCAAAAGATTACCTAGACGATGCTATTGATCCTATTGCTCCTATTATTTTACAATCGGAAGACGGAATAATGTCGGACGGAATAGGGTTATTTAGTGGTGACCAGTTAAAAACAACCATACCAGCCATACAAGCAAGAATCTTTTTTTTACTAACTGGAGAGTTTAAAGAAGGTGATTTATTAATTAAAAACGAAGAAGAAAAAGTATTATTTAGTTTTATAACGAATAAAAGAAGTATAGATGTTACACTAGGAGATAAAGAAGAAATAGATGTGAAGTTGTCAATTGATTTTAAAGGCTTCTTACTGGAATACCAAGGAAATAAAGACATCACTAATGAAAAAGAAATAGAAGCATTAGAGAATTACATTCAAGAAAATATTGAAAATCAAATACGAGATATATTGGAAACTATGAAGGAACATCAAATAGATAACCTCGGTTTAGGAAAGTATATAAAACAAAAAATGGATTATCAAACATGGAAAAACTTGGACTGGCCCAAGACAATTGACAGGTTGAATGTTACCCCTAGTGTTACCGTTAAAATAATTGATACCGGGATGGTTAAATAAAAAAATTTGCTGAGTATTTATCATGGCTTTAATGAATAGTATTTAAGTACGACTTAGTTTATGCAAAGGAGGGCATCATGGCTGTAATAAAGGCAAGTTATAATGATAAAAGACTTCTAGCAAGACTTATCCGTGCGGAAGCAGAAGGTGAAGGGGAGCAAGGAATGTTATTAGTCGCCAATGTTTGTGTAAATAGAGTACGAGTAAGGTGTTTAGATTTTGTTGATATTAATTCTGTAGAACGAATGGTTTGGCAGTCCCCTGGAGGATTTGAAGCCGTACACCATCCATACTTTTATCAAAGGGCAAGAGAAAAAGAAATCAGATTAGCAGAACGAATAATTAATGGTGAAAGGCATCATCCAGCAGAACGAGCACTATGGTTTTTTAGACCGAATGGCACTTGCCCTGCCCAGTGGTGGAATCAGTGGAACAGTGGCCGATATAAACTTCATTGCTTCTACTCACCTGTTGAATCCGAATGTCCAGATGTATATAGGGTTTATTGAATATAACAATAATCTCTAAGAAAATTGTAAAGAAAAATAAACAAAAGAAACTTAAGCAAGCTTAAGTCAGACTGTAGACAAACTCATGAAAATTGAGTTTGCTTACAGTCTTTTTTGATTTAAACTTGTATTAAGAAAATCTTGAGGTGATAAATATGGGGTACCGTCAGGAAAATAGGCTTAGCGTTGTAAATCCGCATTTTCCTGACGGTACCCCAAGGTTGAAAAAACACAACATTTAATAAAAGAATCAGTTACTAAAAAGCCAAGGGCAGCGAATCTTGTATAATCGCTGTCCTTGGCTTTTCACGCTTGGTATTGGATTCAAGTTTATAGTATTATTTTTAACACTATGTTATACGAATGTATCTATATGTTAATAAAGTGCGTACTTTCAAAAGTATAACATACGTAATATACTGATTTTGCTCAAGTAATAGCGAGCTTAAAAAATACTACCAAACCTTAAGGGAATACTGCTACAAGTATGGTGAGATGAAGTGAAACTTCATTTAATAATTTATACATGTTGTTGCTTTTTACGAAAGGAGAGGTCCGCATGGGAAAGTTCAAAACTAAGCAGCGAAAAGTTTGTGAAAGATGTCTAACCATCACCATAAATAATGAAACCTGTCCAAAATGTGGACATTCTCAATTAAGAGATATCATTATTACCGGACAAGCTGGGAGAAATAAACGAATCTTACATCCAAAAGTAGGATAACGCAATAGCGAAAATCCCTGTTGTTTTGTAGGGAAAACGAAGAAAATCAGGCATTTTTCCATTTAAAAATGCTTTGAAAAAGTGGAGGAATGAAAAGTGGATTCTATGACGTTTGTCTTATTTGGGGCAACTGGGGATTTAGCTAAGCGAAAAATCTACCCTGCCTTGTTTAATTTATATTTGAATCAAAAATTACCAGATTCTTTTTTGATCATTGGTGTAGG
Proteins encoded:
- a CDS encoding spore germination protein, translating into MYINKNLSVHVKDRLDYCDDLVIRTFPELKIEVLYFGHLVGEEELKNNILQPFSNTNDEEVKIILRRKQYQQEEDINLMVKGVLEGKALIIYQNSLAYVVDIYVPKTRSVTPAEMETVIVGSKEAFIEDIGTNLSMIRRRVKSDYLKVISYNIGTITQTKMYLLYIEGITSPILVKGLQEKIKNIDIKGVNDLNQVIQYLDKKPLSVFPQYFTTERPDVSTSKLLEGRVLCLMDGSPYSLSTPTNFFEFFQSPDDYNQRWLLGTLSRLLRFAALFITLFASAFYVAVSMFHYEIIPVQLLHEFIRSRSKVPFNPVIEALIIEGIIELLREAGARLPSKIGQTIGIVGGIVIGTAAVDAGFSSNVLIIVVSISAMSSFVVPHIIMTASLRITRFYFIILASIFGFFGIIFGFTILVIHLCRLKNLGEYYLKPISPLSLKDIKDTIIRAPYQFFKK
- a CDS encoding GerAB/ArcD/ProY family transporter, whose product is MQTEKLKPFYLFFITYMTQTGIVLFMLPNMIANYFGYNGWLMIIPISVFAMIQIGLIAGIYYFNKGSSIFQTIETSFSKVNIIAKPLYLCLSIFWSVFSITVAKQYVHVMKFLYFPQTNIQWFLLLTLILTYYLVTSGIVTIAHVSTLFFFLSAPIILLLIYFVPDFSFLRFSTFVFNEHNDFYGGMIEVYTAFLGFEVTLFLFPYIKKEKKIFKYVFLGHLYTTLLYLSLTIFCYGFNSFQQLNYQVYPVINLLQYIEFDFIERLDSAFFILFYLKLIITITMYIWISLVTFKRVVMWSAQRSAFVLLVVGYLVTLPFVTKNELTSLLSLLAKVQILISIFLPLLVLTIIFLKRRRKHV
- a CDS encoding Ger(x)C family spore germination protein produces the protein MSRILLIILILLVLPGCRDQKIVEELGFIHTIGYELIEEGENSGKLEVTISLPVAETLKQKTITTVVETPKESPIFLNKKTAKNLVSGQVRSILIGEKLAEKGVWDLIDTFYRDPVSRPTVKLSIVKSNPKQLLSKDYSEYQMVDIVIENILKKEARLNTIPEMDIHKFAKDYLDDAIDPIAPIILQSEDGIMSDGIGLFSGDQLKTTIPAIQARIFFLLTGEFKEGDLLIKNEEEKVLFSFITNKRSIDVTLGDKEEIDVKLSIDFKGFLLEYQGNKDITNEKEIEALENYIQENIENQIRDILETMKEHQIDNLGLGKYIKQKMDYQTWKNLDWPKTIDRLNVTPSVTVKIIDTGMVK
- a CDS encoding cell wall hydrolase, whose amino-acid sequence is MAVIKASYNDKRLLARLIRAEAEGEGEQGMLLVANVCVNRVRVRCLDFVDINSVERMVWQSPGGFEAVHHPYFYQRAREKEIRLAERIINGERHHPAERALWFFRPNGTCPAQWWNQWNSGRYKLHCFYSPVESECPDVYRVY